The following are encoded together in the Bradyrhizobium genosp. L genome:
- a CDS encoding M16 family metallopeptidase has translation MMRSRRSIALFAAAFVSTVPLSTSGLHAQTTVTSERPASFTLDNGLQVVVIPDHRTPVVTQMIWYKVGSADETPGKSGLAHFLEHLMFKGTAKHPAGEFSQTVLRVGGNENAFTSNDYTGYFQRVPREQLPTMMEFEADRMTGLILKDENVLPERDVVLEEYNMRVANNPDARLTEQIMAALYLNHPYGRPVIGWHQEIEKLDRVDALAFYKRFYAPNNAILVIAGDVDVKDIRPLVEKNFGPIPAQPAIPEKRVRPQEPTPVAPRTVTLADPRVEQPGLRRYYLVPSATTAAAGESQALDVLAQLMGGGANSYLYRSLVLDKGLAISAGAGYQGTAVDPSQFSISVTPKPGVEFAQIEDAIDKVIADLAQNTAKAEDLERVKTQLIAEAIYAQDNQATLARWYGGALTTGLSIDDIRSWPEKIRAVTAEQVRTAAAKWLDKNRSVTGYLIKDTTAKREEKRS, from the coding sequence ATGATGCGCTCACGCCGATCGATTGCCCTGTTCGCTGCCGCATTCGTCTCCACGGTCCCGTTGTCGACCAGCGGCCTGCATGCCCAGACCACGGTCACCTCGGAACGCCCCGCCAGCTTCACGCTCGATAACGGCCTGCAGGTCGTGGTGATCCCCGATCACCGCACGCCTGTTGTGACGCAGATGATCTGGTACAAGGTCGGCTCGGCCGACGAGACCCCGGGCAAGTCGGGGCTGGCGCATTTCCTCGAGCATCTGATGTTCAAGGGCACCGCCAAGCATCCGGCCGGCGAGTTCTCGCAGACCGTGCTGCGGGTCGGCGGCAACGAGAACGCCTTCACCTCCAACGACTACACCGGCTACTTCCAGCGCGTGCCGCGCGAGCAGCTCCCGACCATGATGGAGTTCGAGGCCGACCGCATGACCGGCCTGATCCTCAAGGACGAAAACGTGCTGCCCGAGCGCGACGTCGTGCTCGAAGAATACAACATGCGGGTCGCCAACAATCCCGACGCGCGGCTGACCGAGCAGATCATGGCCGCGCTCTATCTCAATCACCCCTACGGCCGGCCGGTGATCGGCTGGCACCAGGAGATCGAGAAGCTCGACCGCGTGGACGCGCTCGCCTTCTACAAGCGCTTCTATGCCCCGAACAACGCCATCCTGGTCATCGCCGGCGACGTCGACGTCAAAGATATCCGCCCGCTGGTCGAGAAGAATTTCGGCCCGATCCCGGCGCAGCCTGCGATCCCCGAGAAGCGCGTGCGGCCGCAGGAGCCGACCCCGGTGGCGCCGCGCACCGTGACGCTGGCGGATCCGCGCGTCGAGCAGCCCGGCCTGCGCCGCTACTATCTGGTGCCCTCGGCGACCACGGCGGCGGCCGGCGAGAGCCAGGCGCTCGACGTGCTCGCGCAATTGATGGGCGGCGGCGCCAACTCCTATCTCTATCGTTCGCTGGTGCTCGACAAGGGTCTCGCGATCTCCGCCGGCGCCGGCTACCAGGGCACCGCGGTCGATCCGTCGCAATTCTCGATCTCGGTGACGCCGAAGCCCGGCGTCGAGTTCGCCCAGATCGAGGACGCCATCGACAAGGTGATCGCCGACCTCGCGCAAAACACCGCCAAGGCCGAGGACCTCGAACGGGTCAAGACCCAGCTGATCGCGGAGGCGATCTACGCCCAGGACAACCAGGCGACGCTGGCGCGCTGGTATGGCGGCGCGCTGACCACCGGGCTCAGCATCGACGACATCAGGAGCTGGCCGGAAAAGATCCGCGCCGTCACCGCCGAGCAGGTGCGCACCGCCGCCGCCAAATGGCTCGACAAGAACCGCTCGGTAACCGGCTATCTGATCAAGGATACGACGGCGAAACGCGAGGAGAAGCGCTCGTGA
- a CDS encoding M16 family metallopeptidase encodes MIHSLTRRTLTRRTLTRRTVLIGGACAALLTLSSAPSQAAAKIQHLVSPGGIEAWFVQDATVPLIAMEYAFSGGAGQDPAGKPGVGNLVADLLDEGSGDLDSKSYHERLDRRAIELSFQATRDHFRGSLRMLKDNKDEAYELLRTALTSPHFDPKDVERIRAQVISNLRRESTNPSALAGRKFLEVAFGDHPYGRQATGTLESVPTIDIADLKDYTRRIIAKDTLRIAVVGDVDPDTLGKLLDKTFGALPAKAELTPVPDIVATKPPQRAFIPLDVPQTVVTFGGPGVRRHDPDFMAAYVVNHILGGGGLSSRLYKEVREKRGLAYSVYEALIWMEHSSLFIGNTGTRADRAGETVDAIEAEIRRIATEGPTERELDEAKSYLKGSQMLALDTSSKLAQAMLQYQLDKLPIDYIEKRNAIVDAVTLDDTKRVAKKLWGDGLLTVIVGRAPQAAAQPVSAPPKAN; translated from the coding sequence GTGATCCATTCCCTCACCCGCCGCACTCTCACGCGTCGCACTCTCACCCGTCGCACGGTGCTGATCGGCGGCGCCTGCGCCGCATTGCTGACGCTGTCATCGGCGCCCTCGCAGGCCGCGGCCAAGATCCAGCACCTGGTGTCGCCCGGCGGCATCGAGGCCTGGTTCGTGCAGGACGCCACCGTGCCCCTGATCGCGATGGAATACGCCTTCAGCGGCGGCGCCGGCCAGGATCCGGCCGGCAAGCCCGGCGTCGGCAATCTGGTCGCCGACCTGCTCGACGAGGGCTCCGGCGATCTCGATTCCAAGTCCTATCACGAGCGGCTCGACCGCCGCGCCATCGAGCTCAGCTTCCAGGCGACGCGCGATCATTTCCGCGGTTCGCTGCGCATGCTCAAGGACAACAAGGACGAGGCCTACGAGCTGTTGCGCACCGCGCTGACCTCGCCGCACTTCGACCCGAAGGATGTCGAACGCATCCGCGCCCAGGTGATCTCGAACCTGCGCCGGGAATCGACCAATCCGTCGGCGCTGGCCGGCCGCAAATTCCTCGAGGTCGCGTTCGGCGATCATCCCTATGGACGGCAGGCGACCGGCACGCTGGAGAGCGTGCCGACCATCGATATCGCGGACCTCAAGGACTATACCCGCCGGATCATCGCCAAGGACACGCTGCGCATCGCCGTGGTCGGCGACGTCGATCCCGATACGCTCGGCAAGCTCTTGGACAAGACCTTCGGCGCCCTGCCGGCCAAGGCCGAGCTGACGCCGGTCCCCGACATCGTCGCGACCAAGCCGCCGCAGCGCGCCTTCATCCCGCTCGACGTGCCGCAGACCGTGGTCACCTTCGGCGGCCCCGGCGTGCGCCGCCACGATCCGGATTTCATGGCAGCTTATGTGGTGAACCACATCCTCGGCGGCGGCGGACTGTCGTCGCGGCTCTACAAGGAAGTGCGCGAGAAGCGCGGGCTGGCCTATTCGGTCTATGAGGCGCTGATCTGGATGGAGCACTCGTCGCTGTTCATCGGCAACACCGGCACCCGCGCCGACCGCGCCGGCGAGACCGTCGATGCGATCGAGGCGGAGATCCGCCGCATCGCCACCGAAGGCCCGACCGAGAGGGAGCTCGACGAGGCGAAGTCGTACCTGAAGGGCTCGCAGATGCTCGCGCTCGACACCTCATCGAAGCTGGCGCAGGCCATGCTGCAATACCAGCTCGACAAACTGCCGATCGACTACATCGAGAAGCGCAACGCCATCGTCGACGCGGTGACGCTCGACGACACCAAGCGCGTCGCCAAGAAGCTGTGGGGCGACGGCCTTTTGACCGTCATCGTCGGCCGCGCCCCGCAAGCCGCCGCGCAGCCGGTATCGGCGCCGCCGAAGGCGAACTGA